In Mangrovivirga cuniculi, the following proteins share a genomic window:
- a CDS encoding BatA domain-containing protein, translating to MKIDWFPYGLAFFALIIPLIIHLINRRQGKILKIGSLRFLEGKEVQKARSIKLHEVILMLIRMLLIILIVFYFVDPAVKGIKKINFKPAEWIAGDSLAIAEWLKNNPSDTVKNKITFDEQNLKDHLIKKMIGWNNSDTLPESVIFLADWQKKDIARANLKLDFNSYLANPFVDALDKQKYNIFSASRDSVSGNWVYEYNVDRDTIYFENQDELSVDTLLYFINIDSSLQLDNKIKNSISAISKVTGVKFLEIANDKVADLVFYSKVISGPETNQTQVLVKKGADFSVIKTGLNTFNLYFSPEGFNTEKGLLFPYYLSLPVLRPDTLMENKKVDFYEFGRADNKLREGNRIIESKYSRKFRPWILTAFLVILIIERFYSKKVGL from the coding sequence ATGAAAATTGATTGGTTTCCATATGGCCTGGCATTTTTTGCATTAATTATCCCATTAATAATTCACCTGATTAATAGAAGACAGGGGAAGATATTAAAAATAGGATCCCTTCGTTTTTTAGAAGGTAAAGAAGTTCAAAAAGCAAGATCAATTAAGCTTCATGAAGTCATTCTGATGTTGATAAGGATGTTACTTATAATTCTCATCGTGTTTTATTTTGTAGACCCTGCAGTAAAAGGAATTAAAAAAATCAATTTTAAACCTGCCGAATGGATTGCCGGTGACTCTTTAGCAATCGCTGAATGGTTAAAGAATAACCCTTCAGACACAGTAAAAAACAAAATAACCTTTGATGAACAAAACTTAAAGGATCATTTAATAAAAAAAATGATTGGCTGGAACAATTCAGACACACTGCCGGAAAGTGTGATTTTTCTTGCTGACTGGCAAAAAAAGGATATTGCCAGGGCAAATTTAAAACTAGATTTTAATTCGTATTTAGCTAATCCGTTTGTAGATGCCCTGGATAAGCAGAAATACAATATATTTTCAGCATCCAGGGATAGTGTTTCCGGTAATTGGGTTTATGAATATAATGTTGATCGGGATACTATCTATTTTGAAAATCAAGATGAATTATCAGTCGATACTCTTCTTTATTTTATCAATATCGATTCCTCTCTACAACTGGATAATAAGATTAAAAATTCAATCAGTGCCATATCAAAAGTGACAGGAGTGAAATTTTTAGAAATTGCAAATGATAAGGTCGCTGATCTGGTATTTTATAGTAAAGTTATTTCTGGTCCAGAAACAAATCAAACGCAGGTTTTGGTAAAAAAAGGAGCTGATTTTAGTGTGATAAAAACCGGTTTAAACACCTTTAATTTATATTTTAGTCCCGAAGGGTTTAATACCGAAAAAGGATTGTTATTTCCATATTACCTTAGTTTACCTGTCTTGCGACCGGATACACTTATGGAAAATAAGAAAGTTGACTTTTATGAATTTGGTCGGGCAGACAATAAATTAAGAGAGGGAAACCGAATAATTGAATCTAAGTACAGTAGAAAATTCAGGCCCTGGATACTAACCGCATTCCTGGTTATTTTAATTATCGAAAGGTTTTACTCTAAAAAGGTAGGATTGTGA
- a CDS encoding DUF58 domain-containing protein, protein MVKPDYSYRELDQLIFEVLRKAEAFLQGRHEGLKTGIGITFSHYRQYMPGDDLRTLDWKMYARTGKFYVKMSEVETNLRIKLIVDATSSMLQPVGDSTKWAYLQKFLAGFIYVAHKSGDRLDLQWVGGTDEQEIRRLDISHWQNLAVKVFSTNPSGNDSSGEKEISWKNMLPDAEEEVVILTDGYDDRFKKFVQKYSTQKKHITFLHVLSPEELDLDYNYESFEDLETGKILTTSTSKARQVYLKNMDEFVSGWKDLCYSNGANYRQLKLNDDPVKLLFEFLTGKDRI, encoded by the coding sequence ATGGTGAAACCGGATTATTCATATAGGGAACTTGACCAATTAATTTTTGAAGTACTAAGGAAGGCAGAAGCCTTTTTACAAGGACGCCACGAAGGCCTGAAAACCGGAATAGGTATCACATTTAGTCATTACCGTCAATATATGCCTGGAGATGACCTGAGGACGCTCGACTGGAAGATGTATGCCAGGACAGGTAAGTTTTATGTGAAAATGTCTGAAGTAGAGACCAATTTAAGAATAAAATTGATTGTAGATGCGACTTCTTCGATGCTCCAGCCAGTGGGTGACTCCACAAAGTGGGCCTATCTTCAAAAATTTTTAGCAGGGTTTATCTATGTTGCTCATAAAAGTGGTGACAGACTTGATTTACAATGGGTAGGTGGGACGGATGAACAGGAAATAAGGAGACTCGATATAAGTCACTGGCAAAATCTTGCTGTGAAAGTCTTTTCTACTAATCCATCAGGCAATGATTCTTCTGGTGAGAAAGAAATTTCATGGAAAAATATGCTGCCGGATGCTGAAGAAGAGGTGGTGATATTAACTGATGGGTATGATGACCGTTTTAAAAAGTTTGTCCAGAAATATTCTACTCAAAAAAAGCACATCACGTTTTTACATGTTCTTAGCCCGGAAGAGTTAGATTTAGATTACAATTACGAAAGCTTTGAAGACCTCGAGACCGGTAAAATATTAACAACTTCTACCAGCAAAGCCAGACAGGTATATTTAAAAAACATGGATGAGTTTGTTAGTGGATGGAAAGACCTGTGTTATTCAAATGGAGCTAATTATCGCCAGTTAAAATTAAATGATGATCCAGTGAAATTATTATTTGAATTCTTAACCGGTAAAGACCGAATATGA
- a CDS encoding AAA family ATPase, which translates to MSELKTKEEELISLQDKLKSVESEVRKQIIGQQKVLDELLTSMLAGGHALIEGVPGLAKTLLINSIAQAMDLKFKRIQFTPDLMPSDIIGTEVLDEDQETGKKIFKFLPGPIFANIILADEINRTPPKTQAALLEAMQEKMITYAGKDHVFDRPFFILATQNPIEQAGTFPLPEAQLDRFLVKVNIDYPTELEEEQVLKMTTGTHADKISPVCTAEEFLTAQNNVKEVFIDDTLITEVNKLIRSTRPDKNNNSETSKYLRFGAGPRAGQALIMTAKARAFKSGRLAVTPEDLKAMTPAVLRHRLLLSYKAEAENVNIEELIEKSVKEIGW; encoded by the coding sequence ATGAGTGAACTAAAAACTAAAGAAGAAGAATTAATATCTCTGCAGGATAAGCTGAAAAGTGTAGAAAGTGAAGTCCGGAAACAGATAATCGGGCAACAAAAAGTTCTCGATGAATTACTCACTTCCATGCTTGCCGGTGGTCATGCATTAATTGAAGGAGTTCCCGGATTAGCAAAAACCTTGCTCATTAATTCAATTGCCCAGGCAATGGATCTGAAATTTAAGAGGATTCAATTTACACCAGATCTAATGCCTTCTGATATAATAGGAACTGAGGTTCTTGATGAAGATCAGGAGACAGGTAAAAAGATATTTAAATTTTTACCGGGACCCATATTTGCCAATATAATTTTAGCAGATGAAATAAACCGTACTCCTCCAAAAACACAGGCTGCTTTACTGGAAGCAATGCAGGAAAAAATGATTACTTATGCAGGTAAAGATCATGTGTTTGACAGACCCTTTTTTATTTTAGCTACTCAAAATCCGATCGAACAGGCTGGTACATTTCCTTTACCCGAAGCCCAGTTAGATAGATTTCTAGTGAAGGTAAATATCGATTATCCTACCGAATTAGAAGAGGAACAAGTGCTTAAAATGACTACGGGAACACATGCCGATAAGATTAGTCCTGTTTGTACGGCAGAAGAGTTTTTAACAGCCCAAAACAATGTAAAAGAAGTGTTTATCGATGATACACTTATCACAGAAGTGAATAAACTCATAAGATCTACCAGGCCGGATAAAAATAATAATTCTGAAACATCGAAATATCTCAGGTTTGGGGCAGGGCCAAGAGCTGGCCAGGCTTTGATAATGACAGCAAAGGCCAGGGCATTTAAATCCGGAAGACTGGCTGTAACTCCCGAAGACCTTAAAGCGATGACCCCGGCTGTTTTACGACATCGCTTGTTATTATCTTATAAAGCTGAAGCCGAAAATGTCAACATTGAAGAATTAATAGAGAAATCTGTTAAGGAGATTGGATGGTGA
- a CDS encoding DUF4159 domain-containing protein has protein sequence MNYPFFFTRIQYNSGDWNVDQRMPSNLLNSLAEYTSLEIDTAERVIPLSSKKIFESPFCYLSGHKLVEFSEKEASNFKQYVEQGGFVFVDDCNHDIDGLFAKSFERQMTELFGPGELKKIPNTHYLYNCFFTFEDGPPTTSQELNGWGDDLVHDYLKAIIINNRIAVLYSNKDYGCEWDYDYRNKRWLARDNTRFGVNIVMYALTV, from the coding sequence ATGAACTATCCGTTTTTCTTTACGCGAATACAATATAATTCCGGAGATTGGAATGTAGATCAGAGGATGCCCAGTAATTTATTAAATTCACTGGCTGAATATACTTCCCTGGAAATTGATACTGCCGAAAGAGTGATTCCATTAAGTAGTAAAAAAATTTTCGAAAGTCCGTTCTGCTATCTTTCCGGTCACAAACTTGTTGAGTTTTCAGAAAAAGAAGCCAGCAATTTCAAGCAATATGTTGAACAAGGAGGGTTTGTTTTTGTCGATGACTGTAACCATGATATCGATGGTTTATTTGCTAAGTCGTTCGAAAGGCAAATGACCGAGCTTTTCGGTCCTGGTGAGTTAAAGAAAATACCCAATACCCACTATTTGTATAATTGCTTTTTTACATTTGAAGACGGACCGCCAACAACTTCCCAGGAATTGAATGGATGGGGAGATGACCTGGTTCATGATTATCTAAAAGCAATCATAATAAACAATAGAATAGCTGTATTGTATAGTAACAAAGATTATGGGTGTGAATGGGATTATGATTACAGAAATAAACGCTGGCTGGCCCGTGATAATACCCGTTTTGGTGTCAACATTGTAATGTATGCCCTTACTGTATAA
- a CDS encoding TldD/PmbA family protein gives MAILSKEEAKQILEKVISLSKADAIEANLSGNTGGNIRYARNTVSTAGAESNTSLVVQSNFGKQVGTATINEFDEDSLKKVVSRSEELAKLSPENPEFMEPLGPQTYLESKSFYESTENISPEYRAEVAAKSINPAKSKDVTAAGFLQDSAGFSAMMNSKGLFAYNKNSNVDFTVTMRSNDGTGSGWVSRDYNDVDRFDAEEASMVALKKATMSQNPKAIEPGKYTVILEPAAAIGLLQNMIGSMNARSADEGRSFLSKKGGGNKVGEMLFDERVTIYSDPTHELVPSATWNGDGQPLKKTMWVENGVVKNMFYSRYWAQEKGVEPLPGPSNGIMVGGDKSLDELIKSTDKGILVTRLWYIRTVDPQTLLYTGLTRDGTFYIENGEIKYPVKNFRFNESPVIMLNNLEELGKQQRINGNLVPSMKIRDFTFTSLSDAV, from the coding sequence ATGGCAATATTATCAAAAGAAGAGGCTAAACAGATCCTTGAGAAGGTAATTAGTCTCAGTAAAGCAGATGCGATTGAAGCAAACCTTAGTGGTAATACCGGAGGTAATATCCGATATGCCCGAAATACAGTATCAACTGCAGGTGCTGAAAGTAATACTTCATTAGTTGTTCAGTCTAACTTTGGTAAACAAGTGGGAACTGCAACGATCAATGAATTTGATGAAGACTCTCTGAAGAAAGTCGTTTCCAGGTCGGAAGAGTTAGCAAAGCTTTCTCCGGAAAATCCTGAGTTTATGGAGCCTTTAGGGCCTCAGACTTACCTGGAATCAAAGTCTTTTTACGAGAGCACTGAAAATATATCCCCTGAATACAGAGCGGAAGTTGCAGCGAAATCAATTAATCCGGCTAAATCTAAGGATGTTACTGCAGCCGGATTCTTACAGGATTCAGCGGGTTTTTCAGCCATGATGAATTCGAAAGGTCTTTTTGCCTACAATAAGAATTCCAATGTTGATTTCACAGTAACTATGAGATCAAATGACGGAACAGGTTCTGGCTGGGTCTCCAGAGATTATAATGATGTTGACAGGTTTGATGCCGAAGAAGCTTCAATGGTCGCTTTGAAGAAAGCAACAATGTCACAAAATCCAAAGGCAATTGAGCCGGGTAAATACACTGTAATTCTTGAACCTGCTGCGGCGATCGGTCTCCTTCAAAATATGATCGGTAGTATGAATGCAAGATCTGCCGATGAAGGACGAAGCTTTCTGTCAAAGAAAGGAGGGGGAAACAAAGTCGGTGAAATGTTATTTGATGAACGAGTGACTATTTATTCTGATCCGACTCATGAACTTGTGCCTTCAGCTACATGGAATGGAGACGGCCAGCCACTTAAGAAAACTATGTGGGTTGAAAATGGCGTAGTAAAGAATATGTTCTACAGCCGTTATTGGGCACAGGAAAAAGGCGTAGAACCATTACCCGGACCAAGCAACGGTATAATGGTTGGTGGTGACAAGTCTTTGGATGAACTGATTAAAAGTACTGATAAAGGAATACTCGTTACCAGGTTATGGTATATCAGAACTGTAGATCCACAGACATTATTATATACAGGTCTTACCAGGGATGGAACTTTCTACATTGAGAATGGTGAAATCAAGTATCCGGTTAAAAACTTCAGGTTTAATGAAAGCCCGGTTATCATGCTAAACAACCTGGAGGAACTAGGAAAACAACAGAGAATAAATGGTAATTTAGTTCCTTCAATGAAAATAAGGGACTTTACGTTTACTTCTCTTTCAGACGCAGTTTAA
- a CDS encoding TldD/PmbA family protein codes for MKRRDFIQMSGLGLGAMALSSIPIFGKSVDPSRFLESPLDVAAKKALADAALNAAKKAGASYADFRLGRYLNQYVITREDKVQNIVNTESYGIGIRVIANGTWGFASTNEVSQDSIAKTAQKAVAIAKANSRFQTEPVELAPVESYGEVSWKTPIEKNAFEVPVADKVDLLLSANAKAMENGANYINNLLFLVNEQKYFASTEGSYIDQDIHRIWPTFTVTAIDPKTGKFKSRNALSAPMGMGYEYMTPKDSEKIVSPAGFNLYRNNYDLVEDALIGAEQAKQMLSAPSIMPGKYDLVLEPNHLGLTIHESVGHPLELDRVLGYEANYAGTSFATLDKWKSGDFKYGSPIVNLVADKTQPNSLGNVGWDDEGVKTKKWHLVKDGVLVNYQAIRDQVDIIDQNESHGCCYADSWNSVQFQRMPNVSLEPGKDKYSANDMVKDVEKGIYIAGRGSYSIDQQRYNFQFGGTTFFEIENGEIKGPVNDVAYQSNTQEFWNSCVKICDKDDYRLFGSFFDGKGQPSQISSVSHGSSTTRFNGVNVINTERKI; via the coding sequence TTGAAAAGAAGAGATTTTATACAAATGTCAGGGCTTGGCCTCGGTGCTATGGCACTTTCATCAATTCCGATTTTTGGAAAAAGTGTCGACCCGAGCAGGTTTTTAGAAAGTCCGCTGGATGTAGCAGCAAAGAAAGCACTGGCTGATGCTGCATTAAATGCCGCTAAAAAAGCCGGAGCTTCGTATGCCGATTTCAGATTGGGCAGATACCTCAATCAATACGTCATTACCCGGGAAGATAAAGTTCAGAATATCGTAAATACCGAATCTTATGGTATTGGTATTCGGGTAATTGCGAATGGCACCTGGGGTTTTGCATCAACGAATGAAGTGAGCCAGGATAGCATTGCTAAAACAGCTCAAAAGGCAGTGGCAATTGCCAAAGCGAATAGTAGATTTCAAACAGAACCCGTCGAACTGGCGCCTGTAGAATCATATGGTGAGGTTTCATGGAAAACTCCTATTGAGAAAAATGCCTTTGAGGTTCCTGTTGCGGATAAAGTAGATCTGCTACTATCTGCAAATGCAAAAGCAATGGAGAATGGCGCTAATTATATTAATAACCTTCTCTTTCTTGTTAATGAACAAAAATATTTTGCATCAACTGAAGGAAGTTACATAGATCAGGATATTCACAGAATCTGGCCAACCTTCACTGTCACAGCAATTGATCCTAAAACCGGTAAATTTAAATCGAGAAATGCGCTTTCTGCTCCAATGGGTATGGGGTATGAATATATGACTCCAAAAGACAGTGAGAAAATTGTAAGCCCTGCCGGATTTAATCTTTACAGAAATAATTATGACCTGGTAGAAGATGCATTAATTGGCGCAGAACAGGCAAAACAAATGTTGTCCGCACCGTCAATAATGCCGGGTAAATATGATCTTGTATTGGAGCCAAATCACCTTGGTTTGACTATTCATGAATCTGTTGGTCACCCGCTTGAACTAGACAGGGTACTTGGATATGAAGCAAACTATGCCGGAACGAGTTTCGCTACTCTGGATAAATGGAAATCTGGTGACTTTAAATATGGCAGCCCGATAGTTAACCTGGTAGCAGATAAAACTCAGCCAAATTCATTAGGAAATGTGGGTTGGGATGATGAAGGTGTTAAGACAAAGAAATGGCATCTGGTCAAAGATGGTGTGCTGGTTAATTACCAGGCGATCCGGGATCAGGTTGATATTATAGATCAGAATGAATCTCATGGATGTTGCTACGCTGATAGCTGGAACAGTGTTCAATTCCAGAGAATGCCAAATGTATCTCTTGAGCCTGGCAAAGACAAGTACAGTGCTAATGACATGGTTAAAGATGTTGAAAAAGGTATTTACATAGCTGGTAGAGGATCTTATTCTATCGACCAGCAAAGATATAACTTCCAGTTTGGAGGTACGACATTCTTCGAAATAGAGAATGGTGAAATAAAAGGTCCTGTAAATGATGTTGCATATCAGTCTAATACCCAGGAGTTCTGGAATTCTTGCGTGAAGATATGTGATAAAGATGATTACAGGTTGTTTGGTTCTTTCTTTGATGGTAAAGGCCAGCCTTCGCAGATTAGTTCTGTATCTCATGGAAGCTCAACGACGAGATTTAATGGGGTGAATGTGATTAATACTGAACGTAAAATTTAA
- the dinB gene encoding DNA polymerase IV yields the protein MNANHLSSQVTKKIIHVDMDAFYASVEQRDDPKLRNKPVAVGGGSDRGVVAAASYEARKYGVKSAMPGVIAKRKCPSLIFVKPRFEIYKQVSHEIREIFYEYTDLVEPLSLDEAFLDVTQNKLGILSATKIAKEIKRKVKETTGLTASAGISVNKFLAKTATDIHKPDGLTLIPPENVTSFIEKLPIEKFFGVGKSTSEKMHRMGILYGKDLKQLSLERLKSNFGKQGQYFYNIARGIDERPVVADRIRKSVSAERTFEKDHRQESYLQDFLTGLIDKIFEWSKKNENFGRTVTVKIKDNQFRIYSKSHSSTLPFKEKELIHKVASQLLNDLLYEKKYPAVRLLGFGISTLTKANEGDLQLTIDF from the coding sequence ATGAATGCAAACCACTTATCATCTCAGGTAACCAAAAAAATAATTCACGTCGACATGGACGCATTTTATGCATCCGTGGAACAGCGTGATGATCCTAAATTGAGAAATAAACCTGTTGCTGTAGGTGGTGGCAGCGATCGGGGTGTTGTAGCTGCAGCCAGTTATGAAGCTCGAAAATACGGAGTTAAATCTGCTATGCCCGGTGTAATTGCCAAAAGGAAATGTCCTTCCCTGATATTTGTTAAACCTCGATTTGAAATATATAAGCAGGTGTCCCATGAAATCAGAGAGATATTTTATGAGTATACTGATCTGGTTGAACCTCTATCACTGGATGAAGCCTTTCTTGATGTAACTCAAAATAAATTAGGCATTTTATCTGCAACCAAAATAGCAAAGGAAATTAAAAGAAAGGTCAAAGAAACTACGGGCCTTACTGCTTCAGCGGGTATTTCCGTCAATAAATTTCTGGCTAAAACTGCTACTGACATTCACAAACCTGATGGCCTAACACTTATCCCACCTGAAAATGTCACTTCATTTATTGAAAAGTTACCTATAGAAAAGTTTTTTGGTGTAGGAAAGTCTACTTCCGAAAAAATGCATCGAATGGGCATATTATATGGAAAAGATCTAAAGCAGCTAAGCCTTGAAAGACTAAAAAGCAATTTTGGCAAACAAGGACAGTATTTCTATAATATAGCCAGGGGAATTGATGAACGTCCCGTGGTAGCAGACCGGATCAGAAAATCAGTTAGTGCCGAAAGGACATTTGAAAAAGATCACAGGCAGGAATCGTATCTACAGGATTTCCTGACCGGATTGATTGATAAGATTTTTGAATGGAGTAAAAAGAACGAAAATTTCGGAAGGACCGTTACGGTTAAAATAAAAGATAATCAATTCCGGATCTATTCTAAAAGCCATTCTTCTACCCTTCCGTTTAAAGAAAAAGAACTTATTCATAAAGTCGCCTCCCAATTATTAAATGATCTGCTTTATGAGAAAAAATATCCGGCTGTCAGATTATTGGGATTTGGTATTTCAACGTTGACTAAAGCTAATGAAGGTGATCTTCAGCTGACGATTGATTTTTAA
- a CDS encoding AEC family transporter: MENILLIIICLFGGVLLRYFGIAPKNAYAGLNSYVINIALPALSLYFISSLEFSTELLFPVFVAWILAFLSWITFAVLGKIYNWPDKLIGCLILTTGFANTSFLGFPVIEAFYGEEGLSKAIIVDQVGSFMALSTLGLFIAEKYSRNNQSKRGILKRLISFPPFIAFIIALILNVSDTTVHTDLNLVFKNLGRTLVPVALVSVGLQWKIKKRTVYMPYLVMGSIAKLLVFPMIILGIYYFFGAGGITGKVSVMEAAMPSMITASILAVNYNLKKELANTMVGVGLLASVALLPLWYFFLEIIF, from the coding sequence ATGGAGAATATTTTATTGATCATTATTTGCCTTTTTGGAGGTGTATTACTCCGCTATTTTGGAATAGCTCCAAAAAATGCATATGCGGGATTAAACTCATATGTGATCAATATTGCATTACCTGCTTTGTCACTCTATTTTATCAGCTCGCTGGAATTTAGCACTGAGTTGCTATTTCCTGTTTTTGTTGCATGGATTCTGGCATTCCTTTCCTGGATAACTTTTGCTGTCTTAGGTAAAATATATAATTGGCCGGATAAACTAATCGGGTGTCTCATATTGACAACAGGATTTGCCAATACTTCTTTTTTAGGTTTTCCTGTAATCGAGGCTTTTTATGGAGAAGAAGGTTTGTCCAAAGCAATAATTGTTGATCAGGTAGGATCTTTTATGGCACTTTCAACACTCGGATTGTTTATTGCAGAAAAATATTCCCGTAATAATCAATCTAAACGAGGCATTTTAAAAAGGTTAATATCATTCCCACCATTCATTGCCTTTATAATAGCTTTGATCCTTAATGTTTCAGATACGACAGTTCATACTGATCTCAATCTTGTTTTTAAAAATCTTGGTCGTACCCTGGTACCTGTTGCCCTGGTCTCTGTCGGTCTGCAATGGAAGATTAAAAAAAGAACTGTATACATGCCATATTTAGTAATGGGGTCAATTGCCAAATTATTGGTATTCCCCATGATCATTCTTGGTATATATTATTTTTTTGGTGCCGGTGGAATAACGGGTAAAGTAAGTGTAATGGAAGCTGCCATGCCTTCAATGATTACAGCATCCATTCTTGCGGTGAACTACAATCTGAAGAAAGAATTGGCGAATACAATGGTAGGTGTAGGGCTTCTTGCTTCTGTGGCTTTATTGCCTCTATGGTATTTTTTCCTGGAAATTATTTTTTAA
- a CDS encoding DinB family protein, with the protein MSSKPQLLKRWNNLKALHHTYKEMLQDESKEFLFFQPNEDKWSAAQVINHLTKVDKNTYDFITQFDFNRKKEKMGLRNKLNSLMLNYFLKSSLKAKVPVESIYPEEKPDIESMISFYDDFTSKFEKFIEQFPEDKLDFFIFKHPLAGKLNILQTVEFLTNHSRHHSIQINKLKRKFNQLQNGRST; encoded by the coding sequence ATGTCGTCAAAACCACAGTTGCTCAAAAGATGGAATAATTTAAAAGCGCTTCATCATACTTATAAAGAGATGCTTCAGGATGAATCTAAAGAATTTCTTTTTTTTCAGCCTAATGAAGATAAATGGAGTGCTGCACAAGTGATAAATCATCTGACCAAAGTGGATAAAAACACTTACGATTTTATTACTCAATTCGATTTTAACAGGAAAAAGGAAAAGATGGGATTGAGAAATAAGCTGAATAGTTTGATGCTAAATTATTTTTTAAAATCAAGCCTGAAAGCAAAAGTCCCGGTTGAGTCTATTTATCCGGAAGAAAAGCCTGATATTGAGTCAATGATCTCTTTTTATGATGATTTTACGAGTAAATTCGAAAAATTCATTGAGCAATTTCCGGAAGACAAATTAGACTTTTTTATATTTAAGCATCCGTTGGCCGGTAAGTTAAATATTTTACAAACAGTTGAATTTTTAACTAACCATTCACGGCACCACAGTATTCAAATAAACAAACTAAAAAGAAAATTTAACCAATTACAAAATGGTAGAAGCACTTAA